In Glandiceps talaboti chromosome 16, keGlaTala1.1, whole genome shotgun sequence, a single window of DNA contains:
- the LOC144447016 gene encoding uncharacterized protein LOC144447016, with protein MAASDTLAPTHFYRENFGLDDLSRNFESSELFTPYMLPQRPTVSDLRYAHYREALERVPRLPWGTHREYGGIQRVNLPEDHRPKSEPPPVVEKGHRHYGTGADPFPRGIPVNQYYDLTALKRSNIRSNDELVPRPQTIDMTKMKINKPFPAEHPYASHQSKFALFPTFGTSPDDPKTGVGAVNNLPLHPLQPAMPYDVVVEEKVKGHALRRETQALPKESEKKALSWPGDNFYQLARSTYGGKQQYYPTPPKMVIPNHDARSLDNTLNPRTATALRNVERSQWHTTYQRNFTGFGPANALSLDNYADKRTNEMVYGVDDTTLHPRSYNTFMPPRPLEGRIARMIGPAKAVRCVIKDGRIEYVPFTPKIEIEMDKVKPYLSLPSETHDCFQDPKKLDEWKKMQAEQDPDGQLRKIEEQKNEIVNQQLFVPEKERETTVEAWRKDLEGWQKKRFEDLTTNTRWKQAENQEHHDDLSLLRRKVSFITPVSQPPVYYDTLHKIYTCRAPFYYDGTNPYELDDISPWEYHLTKSHLGLKEMEEEADKARAKASVNIAERDWDKYQFAGDPGAKPNMTDPKKYSNFQLLHGRPRIENSLVQKPAGQSTYTYEYNPDKVKTVSTADKDKYDLRELNASIPKPYRSLSPIQKGSGKSVQISDTVRVATGGNGQPMTITDRPATVGGTRVSESDIMKEYRGNVSASFAPQTDKHWFPDMNRSVDVDHLPVTTGQTTHPAVNYSPPNWCLPGTPRQRSNLQNIQDSFSRTATHKTFHGTFPENNPDLRENIATGMKHTFQGENAYHWH; from the exons ATATGCACACTACCGTGAAGCTTTGGAAAGAGTTCCCAGACTTCCATGGGGTACCCATCGTGAGTATGGTGGTATACAAAGAGTTAACTTACCAGAAGATCACCGTCCAAAGAGTGAACCGCCCCCAGTGGTAGAAAAAGGACATCGTCATTATGGCACTGGAGCTGACCCATTTCCAAG GGGCATACCAGTAAACCAGTATTATGATTTGACAGCATTGAAAAGAAGTAACATAAGATCTAATGATGAATT AGTTCCAAGGCCTCAGACTATTGACATGAC gaaaatgaaaattaacaaGCCATTCCCAGCAGAACATCCGTATGCATCCCATCAATCTAAGTTTGCCTTGTTTCCCACCTTTGGTACAAGTCCTGATGATCCTAAGACCGGTGTAGGAGCTGTTAACAACCTACCATTACACCCACTTCAACCTGCTATGCCTTATGATGTTGTCGTTGAAGAGAAGGTTAAAG GGCATGCACTAAGACGTGAAACCCAAGCACTACCAAAGGAATCTGAAAAGAAAGCTTTAAGCTGGCCAGGTGATAACTTCTATCAG CTTGCCAGGTCTACATACGGAGGTAAACAACAATACTACCCTACACCACCCAAGATGGTTATACCAAACCACGATGCTCGTTCCCTTGACAACACACTTAACCCACGTACAGCAACAGCTTTACGAAATGTTGAACGATCTCAGTGGCATACAACTTACCAGAGAAACTTCACCGGATTTGGTCCAGCAAACGCCCTTTCTCTTGATAACTATGCTGATAAACGTACTAATGAAATGGTGTATGGCGTGGATGATACCACCTTG CATCCAAGGTCATATAATACATTTATGCCACCCCGTCCATTGGAAGGCCGTATAGCTCGTATGATTGGCCCAGCTAAGGCAGTCAGGTGTGTCATCAAAGATGGACGTATTGAATATGTACCTTTCACACCTAAGATAGAAATCGAAATGGACAAG GTCAAACCTTACCTTAGTTTGCCATCAGAAACACATGATTGTTTCCAAGATCCTAAAAAGCTAGATGAGTGGAAAAAGATGCAAGCTGAGCAAGATCCTGATGGTCAGCTGAGAAAGATTGAAGaacagaaaaatgaaattgtaaacCAACAATTATTTGTACCGGAGAAGGAAAGAGAAACAACAGTGGAGGCATGGAGGAAAGATTTAGAAGGATGGCAAAAGAAAAGATTTGAAGATCTGACAACAAACACACGATGGAAGCAAGCTGAAAACCAGGAACACCATGATGATTTGTCTTTACTGAGGAGAAAAGTCAGTTTTATTACTCCAGTTTCACAGCCTCCTGTCTACTATGATACACTTCATAAAATCTACACCTGCAGAGCACCGTTTTATTATGACGGTACAAATCCATATGAACTAGATGATATCAGTCCTTGGGAGTACCATCTTACAAAGTCTCATCTAGGCTTGAAAGAAATGGAGGAAGAAGCTGACAAGGCAAGAGCGAAAGCCTCTGTAAACATAGCAGAGAGAGATTGGGATAAATATCAGTTTGCTGGTGATCCGGGTGCTAAACCTAATATGACTGATCCAAAGAAATATTCAAACTTTCAGTTACTACACGGAAGACCTAGGATTGAGAACAGTCTTGTACAGAAACCAGCTGGCCAGTCTACGTACACATATGAATATAATCCTGATAAAGTTAAAACTGTATCTACAGCTGATAAAGATAAATATGATTTACGTGAGTTGAATGCCAGTATACCCAAACCTTACCGTTCATTGTCACCTATCCAGAAAGGCAGCGGCAAGAGTGTTCAGATTTCTGACACCGTTAGAGTTGCCACTGGAGGTAATGGTCAACCTATGACTATTACAGACCGACCAGCAACTGTTGGCGGAACACGTGTTTCAGAGAGCGATATTATGAAAGAATACCGTGGAAATGTCAGTGCTAGTTTTGCGCCGCAAACAGACAAGCATTGGTTCCCCGATATGAATCGATCTGTTGATGTCGATCACCTACCAGTGACAACTGGTCAAACGACCCATCCAGCCGTCAATTACAGTCCCCCTAACTGGTGTTTACCCGGAACTCCACGTCAGAGATCCAATCTCCAAAACATACAAGATTCGTTCTCTAGAACGGCAACACATAAGACATTCCATGGTACATTCCCAGAAAACAACCCTGATTTAAGAGAGAATATCGCCACAGGTATGAAACATACTTTCCAAGGAGAGAATGCATACCATTGGCATTAg